The Cohnella abietis genome has a segment encoding these proteins:
- the katA gene encoding catalase KatA: protein MSDENKKLTTSWGAPVGDNQNSITAGSRGPTLIQDVHLLEKLAHFNRERVPERVVHAKGAGAHGYFEVTQDLSNYSKASFLSEIGKRTPLFIRFSTVAGELGSADTVRDPRGFAVKFYTEEGNYDLVGNNTPVFFIRDAIKFPDFIHTQKRHPQTHLKNPNAVWDFWSLSPESLHQVTILMSDRGIPATLRHMHGFGSHTFKWVNAEGEAVWVKYHFKTEQGVKNLDVELAAKLAGENPDYHTEDLFNAIANGDFPAWKLSVQIMPLEDANTYRFDPFDVSKVWSQKDYPLIEVGRMVLNRNPENYFAEVEQATFSPGAFVPGIEASPDKMLQGRLFAYSDAHRYRVGANHNSLPINRPQAEVNNYQRDGQMRSDSNGGSSVYYEPNSFSGPTESAQNKPAAYAVSGEADSVAYDHHDHYTQAGDLYRLLSEDERTRLVEAIVGAIKPVEKDEIKLRQIGHFYKADPEYGTRIAEGLGLTVPQVV, encoded by the coding sequence ATGAGTGACGAGAACAAAAAATTGACGACTAGCTGGGGGGCTCCTGTCGGGGACAACCAAAATTCAATAACAGCTGGCTCACGAGGACCGACACTGATCCAGGATGTTCATCTACTAGAGAAATTAGCTCATTTTAACAGAGAACGTGTTCCAGAACGTGTTGTTCATGCGAAGGGTGCAGGAGCTCACGGTTACTTTGAAGTTACCCAAGATCTATCAAACTATTCGAAGGCCAGCTTCCTTTCTGAAATAGGCAAACGCACCCCTTTGTTCATCCGTTTCTCGACTGTTGCGGGAGAGCTTGGTTCGGCAGATACCGTTCGTGATCCTCGCGGATTTGCTGTGAAATTCTACACTGAGGAAGGAAACTATGATTTAGTCGGCAATAATACACCTGTATTCTTCATTCGTGATGCCATTAAGTTTCCCGACTTTATCCATACACAGAAGCGCCATCCTCAAACCCATTTGAAAAACCCTAATGCCGTTTGGGATTTCTGGTCCCTCTCCCCTGAATCCTTGCACCAAGTTACGATATTGATGTCAGATCGAGGGATTCCGGCTACTCTCAGGCATATGCATGGCTTTGGTAGCCATACCTTTAAGTGGGTTAATGCCGAAGGAGAAGCTGTTTGGGTAAAATATCACTTCAAAACAGAGCAGGGCGTTAAGAATCTAGATGTCGAGCTTGCGGCTAAGCTTGCGGGCGAAAATCCGGATTATCATACAGAGGATTTGTTCAATGCTATTGCGAATGGCGACTTTCCAGCATGGAAGCTTTCCGTGCAAATTATGCCGTTAGAGGATGCAAATACTTATCGCTTTGACCCCTTCGATGTCTCAAAGGTATGGTCACAGAAAGACTACCCATTAATCGAAGTCGGTCGCATGGTGCTGAACAGAAATCCGGAAAACTATTTTGCGGAGGTTGAGCAAGCTACTTTCTCTCCTGGAGCATTCGTGCCTGGCATTGAAGCTTCACCGGATAAAATGCTGCAAGGTCGTCTGTTCGCCTACTCCGATGCACATCGTTATCGGGTTGGCGCTAACCACAATTCTCTGCCAATCAACCGACCGCAAGCCGAAGTAAACAATTATCAGCGCGATGGGCAAATGCGTTCCGACAGCAATGGGGGAAGCTCTGTCTATTACGAGCCTAATAGCTTCAGCGGCCCGACCGAATCTGCACAGAATAAGCCTGCAGCCTACGCTGTATCCGGTGAAGCGGATAGTGTAGCTTACGATCATCATGATCACTATACGCAAGCGGGCGATTTATACCGTCTACTTAGCGAGGATGAACGTACCCGTCTAGTTGAAGCCATTGTCGGAGCAATCAAACCCGTAGAAAAAGACGAAATCAAACTCCGTCAAATTGGTCACTTCTATAAAGCCGATCCAGAGTACGGCACACGTATCGCGGAAGGGCTTGGATTAACCGTTCCTCAGGTCGTGTAA
- a CDS encoding signal peptidase II encodes MLFYAIAIIVVLADQISKILIRLYINIGDDFLLWGVRLTHYENSGMAGSSFQGYGRLFGVIAVLFVIGVLYYRRKGELGGAILSSSMGFLVGGAIGNGIDRLLFGQVTDFIIRAGGILNFADHAIEIGVVLLICHGAVQFGRRIFARLRV; translated from the coding sequence ATGCTGTTCTATGCAATTGCGATAATCGTTGTTTTGGCTGACCAAATTTCTAAAATTCTAATACGTCTCTACATTAATATTGGCGATGATTTCTTATTATGGGGAGTGCGGCTTACTCACTATGAGAATAGCGGTATGGCAGGAAGCTCATTTCAAGGCTATGGAAGACTTTTTGGGGTTATAGCCGTTCTATTCGTTATTGGGGTGCTTTATTATCGCAGAAAAGGAGAACTGGGGGGAGCAATCCTTAGTAGCAGCATGGGGTTTTTAGTCGGAGGAGCGATTGGGAATGGGATTGATCGCCTGTTGTTTGGACAAGTGACAGATTTTATCATCCGCGCTGGCGGTATTCTAAACTTTGCCGATCATGCTATTGAGATCGGTGTGGTATTGCTCATTTGCCATGGTGCGGTTCAGTTTGGCAGGAGAATATTCGCTAGGTTACGGGTGTGA
- a CDS encoding ABC transporter substrate-binding protein, producing MKKSFLISMLALVIVLAGCGSNKNSTNNVQPSDSSPSAQASNPSEGATTEPAPTNKDPISIEVYAPAADKTQEIKALDEKIKRFTAKYPNISVTQKLWKYENTGIAIKMASNSAQTEFTTWATEGKLLSGKKWIADLTEQLAKWPYAKDLNSVALAPFLIEGKTYGIPIDAYSMTITINKKIFRDKGVPLPPLDWTWDDLLSAAKAVNDPAKGIAGFVPMGVNTEGGWNWTNFLYSAGGDIETVADGKVTAAFNSEAGLTALKFYKDLKDANVIPKNWALGYGEALALFNQGRGAMVMCGAANALDGAINQGGIDKDDVVLYPIPSLTKGGKHIGVAGGNYKVINALAKPEQQQAAFDFVVDEYFTDAYLDAVDAQITSQKTENKIYVPQLINYWNDSSEYGKKYEEILAKHENVYKFSPELSTLLVPKLEASYETQAFYLEMSNVIQKVFTSKGDIDLKKLLDDAAEKLQKATFDKVKIL from the coding sequence ATGAAAAAAAGCTTTCTGATTAGCATGCTAGCACTAGTTATTGTTCTGGCAGGCTGCGGAAGTAACAAGAATTCAACTAACAATGTTCAACCGAGCGACTCATCTCCATCAGCACAAGCTTCTAATCCATCGGAGGGAGCTACAACGGAACCAGCGCCAACTAACAAAGATCCTATCAGTATAGAAGTCTATGCACCCGCAGCGGATAAGACACAAGAAATTAAAGCCTTGGACGAAAAAATTAAACGCTTTACAGCAAAATATCCCAACATATCAGTTACACAGAAGCTATGGAAATATGAGAACACAGGGATTGCAATTAAGATGGCATCCAACAGTGCACAGACCGAATTTACTACCTGGGCAACAGAAGGCAAGCTTCTATCAGGTAAGAAGTGGATTGCGGACTTGACCGAACAGCTAGCCAAATGGCCGTACGCTAAGGACCTGAATAGTGTCGCATTGGCTCCGTTCTTAATAGAAGGCAAGACTTATGGTATTCCAATTGATGCTTACTCGATGACTATCACGATTAACAAAAAGATATTTAGGGATAAAGGAGTTCCATTGCCACCTCTTGATTGGACTTGGGATGATCTTCTATCTGCAGCCAAAGCTGTTAATGATCCGGCAAAAGGAATTGCGGGATTCGTCCCTATGGGGGTAAACACGGAAGGCGGCTGGAACTGGACTAACTTCTTATACTCGGCAGGCGGTGATATTGAGACTGTAGCAGACGGAAAGGTTACCGCTGCCTTTAACTCCGAAGCAGGATTAACGGCTTTGAAATTCTACAAGGATTTGAAGGATGCTAATGTCATACCGAAAAACTGGGCATTAGGCTATGGAGAAGCACTAGCTTTATTTAACCAAGGACGTGGCGCAATGGTCATGTGCGGAGCTGCTAATGCTCTTGACGGAGCAATTAATCAAGGTGGAATTGATAAAGATGACGTCGTATTGTATCCGATTCCTTCCTTAACCAAGGGTGGGAAGCACATCGGTGTAGCCGGTGGTAACTATAAGGTTATCAATGCTTTGGCAAAGCCGGAGCAGCAGCAAGCCGCATTTGATTTTGTAGTAGATGAATACTTTACAGACGCTTATCTGGATGCTGTTGATGCACAAATTACATCACAAAAAACAGAAAATAAAATCTATGTTCCGCAGCTCATTAACTACTGGAATGACAGCTCCGAATATGGCAAGAAATATGAAGAGATCCTTGCTAAGCATGAAAATGTTTACAAATTCTCTCCTGAATTAAGCACATTGCTTGTGCCCAAATTAGAAGCGAGCTACGAGACACAAGCCTTTTATCTAGAAATGTCAAACGTTATTCAAAAAGTATTCACTAGCAAAGGCGATATCGATCTTAAGAAACTGCTAGATGATGCGGCTGAGAAACTTCAAAAGGCGACTTTCGATAAAGTGAAAATATTGTAA
- a CDS encoding MerR family transcriptional regulator, which produces MNHYTAKQIAEMLQNEDSQMNLRTVRYYTQIGVIPALELVGNKRVYTDNHLHYFRAILTLSRSGETLATIQEKLQGRPMEEIISIGEKLPLYQSDQLLQHETHVINEDVIISISSRIAPELRTRVIDTVTQLMAGGGNQ; this is translated from the coding sequence GTGAATCATTACACCGCGAAGCAAATCGCTGAAATGCTGCAAAACGAAGATTCACAAATGAATCTAAGGACGGTCAGATACTACACACAAATTGGTGTTATCCCAGCGCTGGAGCTTGTCGGGAATAAAAGGGTTTATACCGATAATCACCTTCATTATTTTCGCGCCATACTTACTTTGTCTAGAAGTGGAGAAACCTTGGCGACTATCCAAGAGAAGCTTCAAGGACGGCCCATGGAGGAAATCATCAGCATTGGTGAGAAGCTCCCCTTGTATCAATCAGACCAACTACTCCAGCATGAAACGCATGTTATCAATGAGGATGTCATTATTTCCATAAGCTCTCGAATTGCTCCTGAGCTGAGGACCAGAGTGATCGACACCGTTACCCAGCTTATGGCGGGAGGGGGAAACCAATGA
- the clpP gene encoding ATP-dependent Clp endopeptidase proteolytic subunit ClpP, with translation MNLVPYVVENTAKGERAYDIYSRMLQDRIIFLSGEISDAVANTVIAQILYLDADDSDKDIKLYINSPGGSISAGMGIYDAMQYVKADVSTLCMGMAASMGAFLLSSGTRGKRFGLLNSEIMIHQPLGGVQGQASDIQIRAKRIIQLRHKLNELLAKQTGQSIEQIAKDTDRDYFMSAQEAVSYGLIDAVLTSQQ, from the coding sequence ATGAATCTAGTGCCTTATGTCGTGGAGAATACCGCTAAGGGCGAGCGTGCCTACGATATATACTCTCGGATGCTGCAGGATCGGATCATTTTTCTATCTGGAGAAATTTCTGATGCAGTAGCCAATACGGTAATTGCCCAGATTCTTTATTTAGATGCTGATGATTCTGACAAGGACATCAAGCTGTATATTAACAGCCCTGGGGGATCAATATCTGCTGGAATGGGAATCTATGATGCCATGCAATATGTTAAAGCAGATGTCAGTACGCTTTGTATGGGGATGGCCGCATCGATGGGGGCTTTCCTTCTGTCCAGCGGGACTAGAGGGAAACGCTTCGGATTGTTGAATAGTGAAATCATGATTCATCAACCGCTCGGTGGGGTGCAAGGGCAGGCATCAGATATACAAATCCGGGCAAAAAGAATTATTCAATTACGGCACAAATTAAACGAGCTTCTGGCCAAGCAAACCGGTCAGTCTATTGAGCAGATCGCCAAGGATACAGATCGAGATTACTTCATGTCTGCGCAAGAGGCAGTTAGCTACGGTCTAATTGATGCGGTTCTTACTAGTCAGCAATAA
- a CDS encoding stalk domain-containing protein: MSISRLVMYQSTKLVKIVILCSLALGSTLYTSTQTQAQSLAANVKKEEASSTSSSTRLTGGPILNREDAIARAKLLLPLIPEGAEVDNVTKGIANYKSWNIGFVTPETDDNGRRLHSVNIELRESDGKLMEFQASKWSGITDTKEWDFSTPSKIDIETAATIAKNFAENQPWKLDAQWVINPARESEYSTRTNDKSQYKFRFNRLVNGIRTGPYGFNEFSIFVDRTSGEVTSYQVNWHALDFADPKGIISKETAQSIILDNSLPFLFRLDEEKEFPLLYSINDRVLDAKTGKFPKNYNNEPVSTIPTGFKPKLKQEQAKRLLLSMYDVELQYFPTGNNKAELFYHLIVKPSVPLFYTGSAPFLDSNTGKWLNLAGDTVADPVPANNGWVYDLVASPKRIKYAAAVVLDGQLIPLKAEPIIEKNEVLIPFRELLKAMQANVTWNSGKKLVTATTVTKKVQLTIGSKTAYINGKSAKLTVPARMINKSTVVPARFLAEALGATVTWNAESKLLLINTKKQEPPTKDELKQLRLKAQLNWEALLK; the protein is encoded by the coding sequence ATGTCGATCAGTAGGCTTGTAATGTACCAATCCACTAAACTGGTAAAAATTGTTATCCTTTGCTCCCTAGCGTTAGGAAGCACCTTGTATACGTCCACTCAAACGCAAGCCCAATCTCTTGCTGCTAACGTTAAGAAGGAGGAGGCAAGCTCAACCTCATCGTCCACACGATTAACTGGCGGCCCCATCCTGAACCGTGAGGATGCAATTGCTCGTGCAAAGCTGCTGCTGCCGCTCATACCGGAGGGAGCAGAGGTTGACAATGTTACAAAAGGAATCGCTAATTACAAGTCGTGGAATATAGGGTTTGTCACACCGGAAACAGACGATAATGGGAGAAGGCTACACTCTGTTAACATTGAGCTGAGAGAGTCGGATGGTAAGCTTATGGAATTTCAAGCTTCCAAATGGTCCGGAATTACAGATACTAAAGAATGGGATTTCAGCACTCCTAGCAAAATTGATATAGAAACTGCCGCAACCATCGCGAAGAATTTTGCTGAGAACCAGCCTTGGAAGCTTGATGCCCAGTGGGTCATCAATCCTGCAAGGGAATCAGAGTACAGCACAAGAACGAATGACAAATCACAATATAAATTTAGGTTTAATAGACTAGTGAACGGAATCCGCACTGGTCCATATGGATTCAATGAATTTTCTATATTTGTTGATCGTACAAGTGGTGAAGTAACCTCCTATCAAGTCAACTGGCATGCGCTAGATTTTGCCGATCCCAAAGGTATTATCTCTAAGGAGACTGCTCAAAGTATTATTTTAGATAACTCCTTACCCTTCCTCTTTAGGTTGGATGAGGAGAAGGAGTTTCCGTTATTGTATTCAATAAATGACCGAGTCTTGGATGCGAAAACAGGTAAATTCCCTAAGAATTATAACAACGAGCCTGTGTCAACAATACCAACTGGATTCAAACCAAAGCTGAAGCAGGAACAAGCCAAACGACTGCTGCTATCGATGTACGATGTTGAGCTTCAATATTTCCCAACGGGGAATAACAAGGCTGAGTTATTTTATCATCTAATTGTTAAGCCATCAGTTCCCCTTTTCTATACGGGATCGGCTCCTTTTCTCGATTCCAACACAGGAAAGTGGCTGAATTTGGCGGGAGACACTGTAGCAGATCCGGTTCCGGCAAATAACGGCTGGGTTTATGATCTTGTAGCTTCGCCTAAGCGAATCAAATATGCTGCCGCTGTTGTGCTAGATGGACAGCTGATTCCGTTGAAGGCAGAACCTATTATTGAGAAAAATGAAGTGCTTATTCCGTTTCGTGAGCTACTTAAAGCAATGCAAGCCAATGTGACTTGGAATTCAGGTAAAAAGCTTGTGACTGCAACGACTGTGACCAAGAAGGTGCAACTGACAATCGGTAGCAAAACAGCCTATATTAATGGAAAATCGGCAAAGCTTACAGTACCTGCTCGGATGATTAATAAAAGTACCGTCGTTCCCGCTCGATTTTTAGCGGAAGCACTAGGAGCTACAGTGACATGGAATGCAGAATCAAAACTCTTACTCATTAATACTAAGAAACAAGAGCCACCTACCAAGGATGAGCTCAAGCAGCTTCGTCTTAAAGCCCAATTAAACTGGGAAGCTTTATTGAAATAA
- a CDS encoding carbohydrate ABC transporter permease encodes MSRKTRWYFWGLLFLLPEIIIFFIFLWMPIFKGIMYSFYNVDFVSGNSFVGWQNFKEVLSNPDYYTAIKNTLVYMGLAALIGFWVPIAMAIAVSELKWFQGSARIVGYLPSIIPAIVLYGMWQWFFDAVGPINSFFNYLGLPDFDFYSKEHAVFSLIILETWQNFGSATLIYIAGLAAIPKDLYEASELDGAGVWARIRYITLPSIKNLILLLLVLQLIATSQAFQSQLLMFGGGPDNATLTYLLLTTREAFTFMNFGKASAMGVIMFAFLLVFSIITIKIRRGGDEA; translated from the coding sequence TTGAGCAGGAAAACGCGGTGGTATTTTTGGGGATTACTATTTTTGCTTCCGGAAATCATCATCTTTTTCATATTTCTATGGATGCCGATATTTAAAGGAATTATGTATAGCTTCTATAACGTGGATTTTGTAAGCGGAAACTCCTTTGTTGGTTGGCAAAATTTCAAAGAGGTGCTGAGCAATCCAGATTATTATACAGCCATCAAAAATACCTTGGTGTACATGGGGCTTGCGGCGCTGATCGGGTTTTGGGTTCCTATAGCTATGGCCATCGCGGTGTCTGAGCTGAAATGGTTTCAAGGCTCTGCACGCATCGTGGGCTATCTTCCGAGTATAATACCCGCAATCGTATTATATGGAATGTGGCAGTGGTTTTTCGATGCAGTGGGTCCGATTAACTCATTCTTCAATTATTTGGGTTTACCGGATTTTGATTTCTATAGCAAGGAGCATGCGGTATTTTCTCTTATTATTTTGGAAACGTGGCAAAATTTCGGTAGTGCGACCCTGATCTATATCGCGGGACTTGCAGCTATACCCAAGGATCTATATGAAGCATCGGAATTGGATGGGGCCGGCGTATGGGCGCGGATTCGATATATTACGCTTCCTAGTATAAAAAATCTGATCTTACTTCTTCTCGTGCTGCAACTGATTGCAACATCTCAAGCCTTCCAATCTCAATTGCTAATGTTTGGAGGAGGCCCGGATAATGCCACACTAACGTATCTTCTGCTTACGACTAGGGAGGCATTCACTTTCATGAACTTCGGTAAGGCTAGTGCTATGGGAGTGATCATGTTCGCCTTCTTACTTGTCTTCTCCATTATCACGATCAAAATCAGACGTGGAGGCGACGAGGCATGA
- a CDS encoding response regulator, whose amino-acid sequence MYNVLVVDDELMICTGVATLLMNADMNIGEVFVASNGFEALDYIRLEKIDLMITDIQMDLMSGIELIETLFTENPMIPVVVLSAHGEFEYAQKALRFGVKEYIVKPVIPGELLRVTRTLLLERDTQMRSLTDASFNQKFSFEDMSTNRNHILNELISEGFNEAEVDEVFQYLGYEFNGPYYCMLVIKLNLIKAGLLENDINSFRDRNLLRYASLNVIEETLEKWESIVFYSGSNAISVVLQFTQEEMNNPTPFNEQTMIAQLLHNNLLQFINTKSVIGISRIKQGVKSWVDISREANEAIKWGEVHKDYHVFYIEDFGKREGPLTDVGASVTSRVMEDNNSFILSAKQFIDGHFRQKGLKLQEIAEFVCLSPNYLSYLFKKIVGINLWDYVTKLRMEEGKRLILTTDMRRYEIADEIGYETPEHFSKIFKKHYGINPSEVKN is encoded by the coding sequence ATGTATAACGTTCTGGTCGTGGATGATGAATTAATGATCTGTACAGGCGTAGCTACATTATTAATGAACGCCGATATGAATATAGGGGAAGTGTTCGTAGCTAGCAACGGATTCGAGGCGCTAGATTATATCCGTTTGGAGAAAATTGATTTAATGATTACAGATATCCAGATGGATTTAATGAGCGGAATTGAATTAATAGAAACATTGTTTACTGAAAACCCCATGATTCCCGTAGTTGTCTTGTCGGCTCATGGAGAATTTGAATACGCACAGAAAGCATTACGATTTGGTGTAAAAGAATACATTGTGAAGCCGGTCATCCCTGGAGAGCTACTTAGAGTGACCAGGACTCTCTTGCTGGAGAGAGACACTCAAATGCGCTCCTTAACGGATGCGTCCTTTAATCAGAAGTTTTCCTTCGAGGACATGAGCACGAACCGAAACCATATTTTGAACGAGCTTATCTCTGAAGGGTTTAACGAAGCTGAAGTAGATGAGGTATTCCAATATTTGGGGTATGAGTTCAATGGACCATACTACTGCATGCTGGTCATCAAGCTTAATTTAATCAAGGCGGGTTTGCTGGAAAATGATATCAATTCTTTTCGCGACCGTAATTTACTAAGATATGCCTCGTTAAATGTAATTGAGGAAACGTTAGAAAAATGGGAGAGCATCGTTTTCTATAGCGGCAGCAATGCCATCTCGGTTGTTCTTCAGTTCACGCAGGAAGAGATGAATAATCCGACCCCGTTTAATGAACAGACTATGATTGCCCAACTACTCCACAACAATCTTCTCCAATTCATTAATACCAAAAGCGTTATCGGGATCAGCCGCATTAAACAAGGAGTTAAGAGCTGGGTGGACATTTCCCGAGAGGCCAACGAAGCAATTAAGTGGGGCGAGGTTCACAAGGATTACCACGTGTTTTACATTGAGGATTTCGGCAAGCGTGAAGGTCCGTTAACAGATGTAGGAGCATCTGTTACGAGCCGAGTGATGGAGGATAACAATTCCTTTATTCTAAGCGCCAAGCAGTTTATTGATGGTCATTTTCGCCAGAAAGGCTTAAAGCTGCAAGAGATTGCCGAGTTTGTATGTTTAAGCCCTAATTACTTGAGCTACTTATTTAAGAAAATCGTGGGCATTAATCTTTGGGATTACGTAACCAAGCTAAGAATGGAGGAAGGCAAGAGATTAATCCTCACGACTGATATGCGCAGATACGAAATTGCGGATGAGATTGGATACGAAACACCTGAGCACTTCAGTAAAATTTTCAAAAAGCATTATGGAATCAATCCTTCCGAAGTGAAAAATTAA
- a CDS encoding carbohydrate ABC transporter permease, which yields MKTTRDRAIMSRYDFRKPGIKITYGFMVLCIFLISLSMLYPFVNTFLNSLKSTKEFFTFPAPFFPSKFLWANYKESLSVLNIALYFKNTLFIFLGNSLFSLTFIGMAAFSLSHLRVPMKKWITLYFLSTLLIPANSYLIPNFLNLKGLGLLNSYWAYWLPAGANAFFLLLLKNFFDGIHKELLESARIDGASEFRSFANIAIPLSVPILITLILLGFSTTWNDFYWSSLVMNEDKLPLAAAIYTKVMYTGSTINWNIRFAILTMTLIPPAVLFLFFQKYIISGLSVGAVKG from the coding sequence ATGAAGACGACCCGAGATCGCGCAATTATGTCCCGATATGACTTTAGAAAACCAGGAATAAAAATCACATATGGCTTTATGGTATTGTGCATCTTCCTTATTTCTCTTTCTATGCTATATCCGTTTGTCAATACATTTCTAAATTCCCTGAAGTCGACTAAAGAGTTTTTCACGTTCCCTGCACCGTTCTTTCCAAGTAAATTTTTATGGGCCAACTATAAGGAATCATTGTCGGTTCTAAATATTGCGTTATATTTTAAGAATACTTTATTTATTTTTCTCGGAAATTCATTATTCTCCTTAACCTTCATTGGGATGGCGGCTTTCAGTCTGTCGCATCTGAGAGTTCCGATGAAGAAGTGGATTACGTTATATTTTTTATCTACTCTATTAATTCCTGCGAATTCTTATTTAATTCCTAATTTTCTAAACCTGAAGGGCTTAGGGTTATTGAATAGTTATTGGGCTTACTGGTTGCCTGCGGGTGCGAACGCATTTTTCCTACTGTTGCTGAAAAATTTCTTTGACGGTATCCATAAGGAGCTGTTGGAGTCTGCAAGGATAGATGGTGCATCGGAGTTTAGGAGTTTCGCGAACATTGCTATTCCTCTATCCGTTCCTATTCTAATTACATTAATTTTGCTCGGATTTTCGACGACCTGGAACGATTTTTACTGGTCAAGCTTGGTCATGAATGAAGACAAGTTGCCTTTGGCGGCCGCCATCTATACGAAAGTTATGTATACGGGCTCGACGATCAACTGGAACATTCGGTTTGCCATTCTGACGATGACGTTAATACCACCTGCCGTTCTTTTCTTATTTTTCCAGAAGTATATTATTAGCGGTTTAAGTGTTGGCGCGGTTAAAGGGTAA